In Prunus dulcis chromosome 2, ALMONDv2, whole genome shotgun sequence, a single genomic region encodes these proteins:
- the LOC117619296 gene encoding probable cysteine protease RD19D: MSSKYKSTAKNKRQLALIKLADQRKKSKMVGAVLPPTLKCAVSAVAVLTCALISTLSFALHDAAQDPIIHQVTDNHRPLLGTERSFQMFIEKYGKKYSTRKEYMHRLGIFAKNMVRAAEHQALDPTAVHGVTPFSDLSEEEFERMYTGMRAVPPASSKDSVSDSAPPVMDVGDLPENFDWREKGAVTEVKMQGGCGSCWAFSTTGAIEGANFIATGKLLSLSEQQLVDCDNTCDAKDKTACDSGCGGGLMTNAYEYLIEAGGLEEESTYPYTGRRGECKFNPDKVAVKVANFSTIPIDEDQIAANLVRHGPLAIGLNAMFMQTYIGGVSCPLICFRKWVNHGVLLVGYGAKGYSILRLRNKPYWIIKNSWGEQWGENGYYHLCRGHAMCGMNSMVSAVMTRTRPA; the protein is encoded by the exons ATGAGCTCCAAGTATAAAAGCACAGCCAAGAACAAGAGACAGCTAGCTCTAATTAAGCTAGCGGACCAACGGAAGAAATCAAAGATGGTTGGAGCAGTTCTACCTCCAACTCTAAAATGCGCCGTGAGTGCGGTTGCAGTCTTAACCTGCGCACTTATAAGCACCCTCTCTTTCGCTCTCCATGACGCCGCACAGGACCCAATCATACACCAGGTCACAGACAATCACCGCCCTCTGCTGGGGACAGAGAGAAGCTTCCAGATGTTCATCGAGAAATACGGGAAGAAGTATTCGACCCGAAAGGAGTACATGCACCGCCTCGGGATCTTCGCAAAGAACATGGTCAGAGCCGCCGAACACCAGGCCCTTGATCCGACTGCTGTCCACGGCGTCACGCCTTTCTCGGACCTGTCCGAGGAGGAGTTCGAGCGGATGTACACCGGCATGAGAGCTGTCCCGCCGGCCAGCTCGAAAGACAGCGTTTCTGATAGTGCTCCACCGGTTATGGATGTTGGTGATTTGCCTGAGAATTTTGAttggagagagaagggagctGTTACTGAGGTCAAGATGCAG GGTGGGTGTGGGTCGTGCTGGGCCTTCAGCACTACAGGAGCAATTGAAGGGGCGAATTTTATTGCAACAGGAAAGCTTCTTAGTCTCAGTGAGCAACAGCTTGTGGACTGCGATAACACg tgCGATGCGAAAGACAAGACCGCCTGCGACAGTGGGTGTGGTGGCGGGCTTATGACAAATGCCTACGAATATCTGATTGAAGCGGGGGGGTTGGAGGAGGAGAGCACATACCCATACACCGGAAGACGGGGCGAATGCAAATTTAATCCGGACAAGGTGGCTGTAAAAGTTGCCAATTTTAGCACCATCCCTATTGATGAGGACCAAATTGCAGCCAATTTAGTCCGCCATGGCCCCCTTGCCA TCGGGTTGAATGCTATGTTTATGCAAACGTACATAGGAGGTGTTTCGTGCCCCCTAATCTGTTTCAGGAAATGGGTGAACCATGGTGTTTTACTTGTGGGGTATGGTGCCAAGGGCTACTCCATTCTCAGGCTGCGCAACAAGCCATATTGGATCATCAAGAATTCATGGGGTGAACAATGGGGAGAGAATGGGTATTATCATCTTTGCCGAGGCCATGCCATGTGTGGCATGAACTCAATGGTCTCTGCAGTTATGACCCGTACTCGTCCCGCCTAG
- the LOC117617473 gene encoding ACT domain-containing protein ACR10-like has translation MGILHEDVVVINQAKKAGEPTVITVNCPDKTGLGCDLCRVILLFGLSICRGDVSTDGKWCYLVFWVVEKPNTRWNLLTKRLLEVCPSYLSTSGIFYYHPENQQPKPPDVFLLEFWCSYEREGLLHDVTEVLCELELTIHRVKVSTTPDGRVMDLFFVTDTRELLHAKRRQDETILCLKAVLGDAFLSCKIELAGSEVTACSQGSPCLPSAITEEIFSLELPNGCLSRSVASNPISVTVDNNLSPSHTLVQIFCQDHKGLVYDIMRTLKDYNIQVSYGRFYASPKGNCEVDLFIMQADGKKIVDPNKQNALCSRLRMELLRPLRVAVVSRGPDTELVVANPVELSGRGRPLVFYDITHALKVLKTHIFSVKIGKHMIRDREWEVYRILLDEGVGYSVPRNKIEEGVRNKLMGWE, from the exons ATGGGCATTTTGCATGAGGATGTTGTGGTAATTAACCAGGCAAAGAAGGCTGGGGAACCCACTGTAATCACTGTCAATTGCCCTGACAAAACTGGATTGGGCTGTGATTTGTGCAGGGTTATATTGCTCTTTGGGCTAAGCATTTGCAGAGGAG ATGTTTCAACAGATGGGAAATGGTGCTACCTAGTGTTTTGGGTGGTGGAAAAACCAAATACAAGGTGGAATTTGTTGACAAAGAGATTGTTGGAAGTGTGTCCATCGTATTTGTCGACTTCTGGAATATTCTATTATCACCCTGAAAACCAGCAGCCTAAGCCACCAGATGTTTTCCTTCTTGAATTCTGGTGCTCTTATGAACGGGAAGGCCTATTGCATG ATGTCACTGAGGTTCTCTGTGAGCTGGAGCTCACAATACATAGAGTGAAGGTATCTACTACCCCAGATGGGAGAGTGATGgaccttttttttgttacagATACCAG AGAACTTCTTCATGCAAAAAGAAGACAAGACGAAACAATTCTTTGTCTGAAAGCTGTTTTAGGGGATGCCTTTTTGAGTTGCAAAATTGAATTGGCTGGATCAGAGGTTACCGCTTGTTCACAGGGTTCTCCATGTCTTCCTTCTGCCATCACTGAAGAAATATTCAGTTTAGAGCTGCCCAATGGATGCCTAAGCAGATCTGTTGCCTCCAACCCCATTTCAGTAACAGTGGACAACAACCTTAGCCCATCTCACACACTCGTTCAAATCTTCTGTCAGGATCATAAAGGCCTTGTATATGATATCATGAGAACCCTAAAGGATTACAACATTCAG GTTTCTTATGGACGATTCTATGCAAGCCCAAAAGGAAATTGTGAGGTGGACTTGTTCATAATGCAAGCAGATGGCAAGAAGATTGTTGACCCCAACAAGCAAAATGCGTTATGTTCTCGTTTGAGAATGGAGCTTTTGCGTCCTCTTAGAGTGGCGGTGGTGAGCCGTGGCCCTGATACTGAGCTGGTGGTAGCTAACCCTGTTGAGTTGTCTGGCAGGGGTCGTCCTCTAGTCTTTTATGATATTACTCATGCCCTCAAAGTTCTGAAGACACACATCTTTTCG GTTAAGATAGGGAAACACATGATCCGAGATCGGGAGTGGGAGGTCTACAGAATCCTGCTAGATGAAGGAGTTGGTTATTCAGTGCCAAGGAACAAAATTGAGGAAGGTGTAAGAAATAAATTGATGGGTTGGGAATAG
- the LOC117619501 gene encoding 3-hydroxyisobutyryl-CoA hydrolase 1-like: MASFQLDDQVLVQETMFVRTLTLNRPRQLNTLSLEMISQLSELFVAYEDDANAKLIILKGRGRAFCAGGNLAAVHRHFLEGNLKYGEKVSQKIINLTYLIATYSKPQVSILNGITMGAGVGISVHGKFRVATENSIFATPENGLGFFPNVGASYFLSRLPGFFGEYLGLTGARLDGAEMLACGLATHFVPSAKLPLLEKALISRAASVTSSSFDLAFISAIIDEHSLRQPALNEKSALHKMDVIDKCFSRPTVEEILSALEREAVEAHMADDDHRHEWLALTILLLKKASPMSLKICLRSIREGRVQAIDECLVREYRITSHILRGQISKDFREGCRAIVWDKDKKPKWKPSSLELITDHMVDHYFSKLDGDEELKLPQRSNLVAFANAKL; the protein is encoded by the exons ATGGCTTCTTTCCAACTTGATGACCAGGTTCTAGTACAAGAGACTATGTTCGTGAGAACATTGACCTTGAACAGGCCTCGCCAACTGAACACCCTTTCCCTTGAAATGATCTCTCAGCTGTCAGAACTTTTCGTGGCCTATGAGGACGATGCCAATGCCAAGTTGATCATTCTCAAGGGTAGAGGAAGAGCATTTTGTGCTGGCGGCAATCTAGCCGCCGTGCATCGTCACTTTCTTGAAGGAAATCTGAAATATGGTGAAAAAGTTAGTCAGAAGATCATCAACTTAACCTATTTGATAGCAACATACAGTAAACCCCAG gtTTCAATTCTGAATGGGATTACCATGGGAGCTGGGGTTGGTATTTCAGTACACGGAAAATTCCGTGTAGCAACAGAGAATTCGATCTTTGCAACGCCAGAAAATGGTCTGGGATTTTTCCCTAATGTGGGTGCTTCTTATTTCTTGTCAAGACTCCCTGGATTTTTTGGAGAGTATTTGGGTCTCACAGGTGCCAGGTTGGATGGTGCTGAAATGCTTGCTTGTGGTCTAGCAACTCACTTTGTTCCCTCAGCCAAATTGCCTCTACTGGAAAAGGCTCTGATTTCCAGAGCTGCTTCAGTTACTTCCTCAAGCTTTGATCTTGCTTTTATTTCAGCAATTATAGACGAACACTCCCTACGGCAACCGGCTCTGAACGAGAAAAGTGCTCTTCACAAAATGGATGTCATTGACAAGTGCTTTTCCAGACCAACAGTTGAAGAAATCTTAAGTGCCCTTGAGAGGGAGGCTGTAGAAGCACACATGGCAGATGATGACCATCGTCATGAATGGTTAGCTTTGACGATTCTTTTGCTGAAGAAGGCGTCGCCGATGAGCTTGAAGATTTGTTTGAGATCCATTAGAGAAGGAAGGGTGCAGGCAATTGACGAATGCCTTGTCCGCGAGTACAGAATAACTAGCCATATACTGCGAGGGCAAATAAGCAAGGACTTCAGAGAAGGTTGCAGAGCTATCGTGTGGGACAAGGATAAGAAACCAAAGTGGAAGCCTTCTAGTTTGGAACTCATCACTGACCATATGGTTGACCACTACTTCTCTAAGTTGGATGGTGATGAAGAATTAAAGCTCCCTCAAAGATCCAACTTGGTTGCATTTGCCAATGCCAAGCTTTGA